One part of the Natrinema salinisoli genome encodes these proteins:
- a CDS encoding four-helix bundle copper-binding protein, with amino-acid sequence MALTEIDHVSENEEMQECIDSCFECVQACEWCADKCAGEGEEMAECLRLCRDVADLASMHARFMARNSDFSSDLAAMTADACEECADECEQHDAEHCQVCADVLRDCAETCRNMASA; translated from the coding sequence ATGGCACTGACCGAAATAGATCATGTTAGCGAGAACGAGGAGATGCAGGAGTGTATCGATAGCTGTTTCGAGTGTGTCCAAGCCTGTGAATGGTGCGCCGACAAGTGCGCCGGCGAGGGCGAGGAGATGGCCGAATGTCTACGACTCTGCCGGGACGTCGCCGATCTGGCGTCCATGCATGCGCGGTTCATGGCCCGCAATTCCGACTTCAGTTCCGATCTGGCGGCGATGACCGCCGACGCGTGCGAGGAGTGCGCTGATGAATGTGAACAGCATGACGCCGAACACTGTCAGGTCTGTGCGGACGTCCTCCGCGACTGCGCCGAGACCTGCCGGAACATGGCCTCGGCCTGA
- a CDS encoding glycoside hydrolase family 15 protein, producing MQYNLIEAYGAIGDGITVALVGRDGSIDWCPLPHVESASVFAALLDADRGGRFAVRPRQSFESVQRYRDRTNVLETTFRTAGGTATVTDFMSVAETVDADNSQPAVYRKLDCEDGPLEVEIEFDPRFDYARDVPEIELTADGVVATGNDEQAVLSADLPLETVGDGHGASAAETLESGETRWLVLSYGDGIDREPARHRETLAETIDYWREWAHDCGDGECPVGNRWHDLVVRSSLALKLLIHRETGAVCAAPTTSLPEDLGGVLNWDYRYNWIRDAAFTVRALSELGHLEEAQSYFKLCLDHCQQHKPADLPPVYGLHGGGDLEERVLDHLEGYRGSAPVRIGNAAQDQHQLDVYGELILGVYEMVCYGEPVRPDDWTVVRDLVDYVCDGWDEPDAGIWEMRTDHEDFVYSKVMCWTALDRGIELAEAADGVDAPLERWRAARDEIREAILERGFSEETNSFVRSFDDEDTLDAANLLVPVVGFLPSDDDRVQGTIDATIDRLATDDGLVRRYEGDDGLPGAGSPFVVSSFWLVTALALAGRTDEACDRFESILKYTSPLGLLAEAVDPETGEQRGNYPQAYSHIGLINSALYLADANGSSDASLAPLGSDGDDGVDSGDEIVRQPNDIRT from the coding sequence ATGCAGTACAACCTGATCGAAGCGTACGGTGCCATCGGCGACGGGATCACAGTTGCCCTCGTCGGCCGTGACGGCTCGATCGACTGGTGTCCGCTCCCGCACGTTGAGTCGGCGAGCGTCTTCGCCGCCCTACTCGACGCCGACCGTGGCGGTCGCTTCGCCGTCCGCCCCCGGCAGTCGTTCGAGTCCGTCCAGCGCTACCGCGACCGGACGAACGTCCTCGAGACGACGTTCCGGACCGCTGGCGGCACAGCGACGGTGACCGATTTTATGTCCGTCGCCGAGACCGTCGACGCCGATAACAGCCAGCCTGCCGTCTACCGGAAACTGGACTGCGAGGATGGCCCGCTCGAGGTCGAGATCGAGTTCGATCCCCGGTTCGACTACGCGCGCGATGTCCCCGAGATCGAGCTAACGGCTGACGGTGTCGTCGCGACTGGCAATGACGAGCAGGCCGTCCTCTCGGCCGACCTCCCGCTCGAGACCGTGGGCGACGGCCACGGGGCGAGCGCGGCGGAAACGCTCGAGAGCGGCGAGACGCGCTGGCTGGTGCTCAGCTACGGCGACGGGATCGACCGTGAGCCGGCGCGCCACCGGGAAACGCTCGCCGAGACGATCGACTACTGGCGAGAGTGGGCCCACGACTGCGGCGACGGGGAGTGTCCCGTCGGCAATCGGTGGCACGACCTGGTCGTCCGGTCGTCGCTCGCCCTCAAACTCCTCATCCACCGGGAAACGGGCGCAGTGTGTGCGGCCCCAACGACCTCGCTACCGGAGGACCTCGGTGGTGTCCTCAACTGGGACTACCGGTACAACTGGATCCGCGATGCGGCCTTCACTGTCAGGGCACTCTCCGAATTAGGTCACCTTGAGGAGGCCCAGTCGTACTTCAAGTTATGTCTCGACCACTGCCAGCAGCATAAACCGGCTGACCTACCGCCGGTCTACGGCCTCCACGGCGGAGGCGACCTTGAGGAACGTGTCCTCGACCACCTCGAGGGTTATCGTGGATCAGCCCCTGTTCGCATCGGCAACGCGGCCCAGGACCAGCACCAACTCGACGTCTATGGCGAGTTAATCCTCGGGGTCTATGAGATGGTCTGCTACGGCGAGCCGGTGCGGCCCGACGACTGGACGGTGGTGCGCGACCTCGTCGATTACGTCTGTGACGGCTGGGACGAGCCCGACGCCGGCATTTGGGAGATGCGGACCGACCACGAGGACTTCGTCTACTCGAAGGTCATGTGTTGGACGGCACTCGATCGCGGGATCGAACTCGCCGAGGCCGCCGACGGTGTCGACGCGCCGCTCGAACGCTGGCGGGCAGCCCGAGACGAAATCCGTGAGGCGATCCTTGAGCGTGGATTTAGTGAGGAGACGAACAGCTTCGTGAGATCGTTCGACGACGAGGACACGCTCGACGCGGCGAACCTGCTTGTCCCGGTCGTCGGCTTCCTCCCGTCGGACGACGACCGCGTGCAGGGGACGATCGACGCGACGATTGATCGGCTGGCGACCGACGACGGGCTTGTCCGTCGCTACGAGGGCGACGATGGCCTCCCCGGGGCCGGCAGTCCATTCGTTGTCAGTTCGTTCTGGCTCGTTACCGCGCTCGCGCTTGCGGGACGAACCGACGAGGCCTGCGACCGCTTCGAGTCGATCCTCAAATACACCAGCCCCCTTGGACTCTTGGCCGAGGCGGTCGACCCCGAGACCGGCGAGCAGCGCGGCAACTATCCGCAAGCCTACAGTCACATCGGACTGATCAATAGCGCACTCTACCTGGCGGACGCGAACGGTTCAAGCGACGCATCGCTGGCGCCGCTCGGGAGCGACGGCGACGACGGCGTCGACTCGGGCGACGAGATCGTGCGGCAGCCGAACGACATCAGAACATGA